Below is a window of Bremerella alba DNA.
GACAGTGATATCATGAGCTAGCGAATGTCACCTCCCCGATTTTTCAGCTAGTGCCATGAAACAGCTATCCCAATATTGCCGGTCTCGTCTGGGGTTCGATCCCTCGGACATGTCAGAGGATGAGCTACGGAAAGTCGCTTCCGTCATCATCGAAACTATGGCTACCGAAATCGGCCTCATGTTCCGGGTAGTGGAAAAGGGGCGGGAGGTAGCCAAAGCTGCTGAAGAGTACGGGAAGCAAGTCCCCTACGAAGTCATAAGAGAAGAACGCTTGCCGTGCTCTGACGACTTGCACCGAACCAATAATGACGACCCGAACGCAATCCTAGATTCGATTTTCGTCTTCACCGATCCGGAATAATTCCCATGCCTAAAACACTCTACGCTGTCACCGCAATAAAGAACGGTCTCCCGGTTGGTGCGTTTGTTATCGCTGATAATCCGGATGACTGCGTTTCCCGGGTTAGCCGTCGACTTGGAACAAAGGACCGAATCACGCACCTCATACCGCTCTGTGAAGCTACCCTCGGGACGATGAAGAGAAACCAGCTTCTTAAGTACGTGAACGAGGACGGGAAAATTGAGTTTTTGGCCGATGCAATTCTCGAAATCATCGACTCGCTACAAGAGAATATCGCGACTCTTCAACTAGCTCTAGCCGTTCATGTCGGGACGCTTACCGAAAAGCTCAAGCTTCAACGGTTCAAATTTTCGGCAACGGATCGGGACGGCGTCGTCCAGTTTCACGAGACCTACGCTCCCAACTTCGGGGCCGCAATGCGTGCTGCCGATGAGCTTTGCTTGAAAGAGTACGGCTCCCGCCCCTATTTCTTTCAAAGGATTCCCGATGAATCAGAAGAATGAATTGCTAGAGCTTCTTTTCGGGGCTCCCCTCGTCGTTTCAAAGTCGGCTGATAAGTGCATTGTGTCTGGCTTTGCGTCGACCGCCGATATCGATCTTTCGGGGCACCTTGTCGACGTTTCTAGCTTCACCTGGGACGGATTGCCCCAGCTTTTGGAGCAACACCAAGGAGACCCAATAGGCCAGATTATGACGCTGAATAAAGCATTCTTGAGCGACATCGGGGATATCGACAATTGGGGCGTTTTCGACTCTGAGAGTGGGGAGCAAATAAACACCTACCCCAAAAAGGACGCTCCCGAATTCCGGAACGGGTCACTCGGCTTGTTCGTCACTGCCGAAGTTACAAAACCCGAAGTTATCGAAAAAGTAAAATCCGGTCTCTTTGGCGGGTTCTCTTGGCGTGGCCTTACGTTGGCCGTTAAGGACTTTCTCGGTATGGCTAAGCAATACCTAACCGACATCGAACTATGGGAGGTCTCTCTTGTGACGGTCCCCGCAAACCCAAACGCAAAATTTGTCGTCGCCAAATCTGCGGAAGACAAAAACGCCATATTCGATGACATCTTCCCAAGTTGTGAAGTGACGGAAGAGGTCCAAAAGGAAGCGGACACGCCAGAGGATGCTCACCCAGAACTAGCAAACATGTTTCCTCCTTGCTTCCGGTAGACCATGACCCGATTGCAGCAACTCGACTCGATAGAGCGGGAAGTCCTAGCCCGATTAGTGGACGAAAAACCACAAGACGTTTATACGACTATTGATCTTTCAAAGTCCGCTTTCCATCGACTTAAGAGCGGGGGCAAAGGTTTGAGTCTGGCAACGCTTCGGGCTCTGGCCTGCTATTTCGATTGCAAAGATAAGGACAGCCAACGGTGAGGAAGGTTTTCGGAATCGGCATCAACAAAACTGGCACTAAGAGTCTTTCACAATTTGCCAAGAGTCTGGGCTTCAAGGTTCTGCATGACCGACCCGACGCCAAGCGGATTAGAGACGCTGTCAACGGCTCGAAAAAGTCGATTCCCTACGTCTCAGAATATGACGCCTTTTTCGACTTCCCCGAAGATGTCGACCTTGAAAAGTTCCTCGAACTTTTTCCAGATGCCCGTTTCATCATGACAACGAGGGACACTGAAAAATGGATCACAAGCCGCATCATTCATGTTCTGCACAATCGCACAGTTACCAACAAATCCTGGAAGGAAATCGACACTCAAGCTTGGAGACGGCAGAAGAACGAACACGAAAACAAAGTACGCGAAACCTTCAAGCGATTGGGCAAGCTCGATCAACTTCTAGTTGTCGATGTTTGCTCGAATCCCGACCAAGCCGGACAGAAGATTGCTGACTTCTTGGAAGTACCCGGAAGAGAAAATGGCTTTCCCCGACTGAATACTGGGGAGAGAAAACTCGAACAAATCCGCGAGAAGCTTTAAAACCATGCGTTCCATGTTCATTGTCGAATATCGAATGAGCGGACGGAAGATATCGTCGATGTCGATCTACGCCGATTGCCTAGCTTCCGCACTACGAGAGTTTCACGTTCGGATGGGTGCAAACGGTTGCGAACGTAATAAGTATTTCATCATCAGCCATCGCCAAACTTCAGATAAGGTCACCACCTAGTGAGCACCGAAACCAATACCTTAGATCGAAACGATATCCTCCGTGAGATTGCAGAATGCGAAGCTCGTATCGATGAGCTACGGGCACTGCTCCCGACTTGTATTAAGACGTTTTTCCGTTTCCGCTGTCGGCCCGAAAAATACGTTTGGGTCTACGCCGAAAATCGGGAGCAAGCCGAGCAACGTTTGCACGCTCGGATGCACAAGACGTACGGCAACACTGAAGCTTGGCAAGTCGTCTCAAAGGTAGTCGACCAATACGACGACCCCCAGAACGCTGCGGTACAGTCTCACGGTAACTTGTTGACTTACGTTACCGAAGCTGAAGCTCGGGAATTCGTCAACGACTACCGAGCTAATGAGCGGGGCAAGACACCCGATCCTAACCGACCGAAACACCTACCCTTAAGCCAGCTTGAAAAGGATGTTTCCGACTGGGAACACCTCCAACGTCGCAAGGGTAATCTCTGATCATCGCCAGCGTGGCCGGAAGGTCCGCTAGTCGCTGGGGTCCTTCGGGACCCTGGCGATTTTAAAGACTCCACACGTTTGGAGTCGGGAAGTGGCAGGTTTATTCCTACTTCAAAGTCTCATACAGTTTTTCCATTTCGTCATGCACCTTAGAAATCGCGTCCGTGTACTTTTTCGAGAAATTCAAGAGGTCTCTTGGGTCAGTACTCGATAGATTTCGATCCAAGTTAATTACGTTTTCGATGGCTTTCGCACAGTCCGTTCCCTCATCTGGAAAGAGCAACCGAACGGATATTTGGCGAGACTTGAGCTTCGCTTGGTAGTCTAGTGCCTTCGTCGTCGCCTTTTCTGCAAGCATACCCTCTCTGTCCCTTTGCTGAATTGCCGTTTCTCGTTCCGTTTCATAATCGCTATCAAGTGGAGAAAGGTGTATCAAAACACGATGCCATCTATCTGAGGATGCGATATACAAGCCCGAGTCATTCACCGCCATTCTGAACACATCTAGATCATGAGTGATTTCCCGAATTAGCTTTGCAACTTCTCGCTTGTCATTATCCGACTCCATCATTTGATGAGCCAATTTCACGCTCATCTTCGGGCCATACCACGCCACAAATGCTGCAACGAGAGTCGCGAAAACGGAGCAAATAGAAGTAACCACTGTTGCAGTTTCATACCCAGTCATAGAAATCCACTCTTTAAAATCGTCGCCAGCATTGGCGAAGCTAAAAACAAGAATCGCAACTAGCAATACCGCCCACATCACGTAGGACCATCGGTCTACCGAACTCATACCGCGAAAAGGCACAGGAAACTCTTACCTTTGGAAGTAGTGAAAGTGAATTGCCGATTTTCCGGAACAAAAAAATACACAATAGCTACGGGTTTAGGGGTTTCCCAAGGGAATCTGGACACGCCTTAACCGTTTTTGCGAATCCAACTCCCGAGCAAACTGGCCCAACTACCGAGCCCGATATCATCCCTTATATGTGAGCCTATATCAATCTTGTAACTGTATTCGTTTTCTATCCCCGAATCTTAGGCCCCCGGGCTTTTCTTTGTTGAGTGGTGGGGTTGCTGCCCGCACTAGGGAATTCCTTAGCTTCCCTGTGTGTCGTGCGGGTGGTGGTGAAGGGTTGAGCGAGTCGTCCAGGACTTTAGAGGGACCTGGGCGGCTCTGCTCCCCGTTCCTTTGTCTCCCGACTTTTCCAAACGGTTGGAGTCCGTACCGAGTGTGTCATTTAGGGTGTCTCCCGGTTTTGGCTAGTCTTGCCCGCTAACTCGCTGGTTTTATCGCTTGCTAGCCTGTTTCATTTTGGGTACACCTCAATAGGCACATTTCCAGTGAGTCAAAGAGCCCTGATTTCTCGGTCTCAATTAACCCAAAACAGTTGAGAACCCTAAATGACACAGTGACAGCCATAGAGGTACTTCGTTGGGAATTGGATGCACTTGGTTGCAATAACGCTCGGATGGTTAGTAGAGCCTTCTGCTTGACCCAGGCAACGCTAGCCCCGAGGTAAACCGACTGCCTATATTTTCAGCGCCATCTGTAACACAAGCGCGTGTACCAGAATCTAAACGGAAAGAATACCCAGATTAGCAGCTCAAATGACTTCTATTCGAGTTGCCCAAAAAAGCAGGGCGCTGGATTCGCCATGGCTTCCTCCAGCGCAAGGACAGCGTACTAAAGAATGATAGCTACGATTAGGCTGGCGATGCCAACTACTAATTGTAGTACGTCGATAATAACGGCTACCACTGCGAAATCCCATTTCATGAGACCTCCTATGATAGGTTAAAGGGATTGGAAAAGCCTTACTGGCAGCTCGCGGGTCCCCGTTCCCGACAGGCCATCCATTGACCTCAATAAAAGAAGTCAAAAGATGGCCTGCCCCCATCTCAGAGTGTCGTCATCTAATTAGAGAAATGAGATGACCGTCAGACTTGTGATCTTCCGGCTCCATCCTGCAGTTGAGTAGGATAGTTAATTGACCTGAGAGTATCAATACCTGAGAGAGATCATTTTGAAAGCACAATGCCAAACAATATGTCATACAACCATCAAAGCCGTCATCGATGTTGCAATAGTTTACTCCGGTATCTGCGGAACGTTATCTCCGCCATTTCCGAATAGCGTTAAAAGCCTGGGGGCATTCTGAGTCAAAGTGAGAACGGCGTTGCTTGTACGCACAACTGCGCCACCCAGACTGATAATATTCCAGAATTTAGCCCAAGTCTGAGGGTTCTTCTCCTTAAACTCGGCAACAATATCATGATGAAAAGATAGTTCGCCGAGGATTACCTTTATACGTTCCTCGAAATTGGAATATCCATATGCTTGATAATCGTGAATACTTTTGATCAGGGAAGATACCAAGCCGAGTAGCCACTGCTTGATGTCGTCGGACACATCCGAAGCCTTTATAGCTTCAAAGAGGGCTTCGGCATTCAGCAGCAAATCAGAAGCAGAAATTGTCTTCGGATTCGTACCTTTCGTAATAACCGCAGCAATCATTTCACAAGTCTGAGCAACTCGTCCATCTCGAAATAGTTCACGGGAATTTTTCCACGAGCTAGAATATCCAACGCTAAGAAATGTTGACTTGGCATGAGTCCATGCACCTTCAAACAGTTCAAACGAATCGGGATATAGATTATTCAGCGTTCGTTCAATGTCTTCTATGGCATAGTGAATTTGTGAAGCGAATGCAAAAGCAAACTCCCAACTATCTTCTTTGGTGATTGTATCTGAGTCCATTAACTTTCGGGCAAGCTCAAAATAAGTCTCATTGCTTTCATTTCTTGTACTAGATGCCAACACATTGCACATTTTTGCAAGCCATGCTGCCGGATTGCGTCCAATTTCGATATCTTTGCTTTTTTCATTCATGGCTTAGCCTCTGATAACGCCAATGTTGCTCTGAGAAAGAATCTACCGAAACGAGAACTAGATTTCTAGCGGCAATGGGTGGTTGGATCATCCGAGAAAGTGCCCTTTAGACAGTGCAATCGATTGCGCGTTAGAACGCGCCTGAACTTTTCTGCATTCGTCGCATCGGCTGGCGATTGAAATTCGAGCTAAGTCAAAGACTGCCAACAAAACGGCAGTTTTGCCTCTTATGCCAATAAGGTCATACCTCTGAGCTTTCCTTGTCTTCCTCTGTCTCTTCGCTTGGCTCGGCTGCTAGATCATAGAGACCGTCAAGATAATCCAGAGCTTCAAAGAGCAAGTCATAGTGACTTTCAACGTAGTGCTTTTTTACGCTGACTTCACTGTGAGCTAGAAACAAGCTCGACAAGTGCGGGGCATTCTGAAAACGTTTTTCTATTTCGTTGGCTGCTGACTTGCGAAAGTGCTTGAATCCCCGGCTGTCTTCAATTTTGGCTTGCTTCTTGGCTCGGTTGAATGCCAGGCGGATTACGTCAGTACCCGATAGATTCCCGTCTTCCTTGATTGACTCGGTATAGAGAGGCTTTCCATTTTCGCCAACGAGAACAAGCCCTGTCTTGCTTTGAGTCTCTTCTTTCAATAGTTCAAGAGTGATCGGCCAAAGCTTGTGCACTTGGAGTGCAGCAGACTTGCCCCGTCCTAGCGTCTTGTGTCGCTTCCTTCTGACAATGCCGGTTTCCCAGTCAATCATTTCATGGGTCAAGGTGGCTATGTCTTTCTGCGTGTAACCGCAATTGAGCCCCAAAGCGATATATAGGTGTGTTCTCTGTGTCGTTTTGTTCCAGATCGCTTTGACCTCTTCAGGCGTATAGAAAAGCGGGGCAGGATCAGGAAGCCGAATCTTGGCATAGGTGCGTATCGTGCGGGGAAGCCGGTCAAGGTGCTTTCGTTCGTATGCCCATTCAATAAACCGCTTGAGAGTTCCTAGCCGTTTCTTGGCGGTAACTGCACTGATACCGCCATCGGCTTTTTTCATGTTGATTAGCTCAAGCTGGTAGGCTCGATAAACGTCTAGATAAGCTTCGTCTAGTTCATCAACCAACTCGACGTTTTTGAAATTACAGAAGCCCCGAAAGTCTTCTAGCTTCTGTCGGTGTTCGCTGTAGGTCTTAACGGATACCTGCCCTGATTCGGCTTCTCGCTTTCGCATCTCAAGATAGGCGTCAAGCAGTTCAGATAGGTCAGACTCTTTCTTTCCCGAGCTTGCCCGAATCCCAGGGGCGACACGAAGCGACTTATAGTCACTCGCCATATTGACGCCAATCAACCGATCAGGCCCGGCAATTACTGAATCTGTTTGCTGATCCTGAGCCAGTGAGGCTTTGACGCCCTTCCATTCATCAAGAGCTTGCTGATATCCGTCTGTGTCTGTCTTCCCTTTGCAGACTCCCCCGGTTGCAAAGTAGTAGCGTTTGCCCCGATACCACTTTGACCAACAACTTCTCTGAGGCACCCAAGTAAGTTCTCGTTTTCTTGGCATTGTCCGAACCCCTATTGCATACAGAATCCGCGTGTTTGCCTACAGCATAACGATTCCGAGAGGGTGCAATCAATCTCGTATGCAATCCCGTATGCAATCCGGGACGATATTCGGAACAATCGGGGCGAATACAGAAAGACCCACCAAGACACGAAAAAAGCCGTAAACTGCTGTGAATCAACAATTTACGGCTTCTGTTTTTAGTAGCGGCAGAGGGATTCGAACCCCCGACACGCGGATTATGATTCCGCTGCTCTAACCAACTGAGCTATGCCGCCATGGAAACCCTAGACATTAAGTTTTCCCGTTAGGTTCGTCAACGGGGGAAACATCTCCTCCGCGGTAATCTTCGTGCGGAAAGCACGGATCCATCGGTATAGATAGAATAGGTCGACCTACTGGCTCAGTCAGGCAGTCGATTTGGGGGAATTGGTTCCATAAGTGAGTCGGCATGTTCCCTTCTCGGGGGCACACTCGTAATAATGGTATGTTTCTCGACTCACTTATCCCCAAATAAGATCTTTTCCCCCTCAATCCATGGCATCTCGCAAGCAAAAACGCAAGCAACCGTCCGCCCCTTCCACGACCATGCCTCGCTGGGTTCTTCTAGCTGGTGGAAGTTTGATTTTCATGCTCTTGGCTGTCTCCCTGGTCACGGCCGACTGGTATTACGCGATGCCGTCGAACACGAAGTTGACCTATGTCGGGCGAAACTCGTGCATCGAGTGTCATCAGTCTGAGCACGCCAAGTGGGAAGGCTCGTACCACGACCAGGCCATGGACATTGCCACCGAGGAAACGGTGCTGGCCGATTTCGATGGGCAAGAGATTGAACATTACGGCATTACGTCGAAAATGTTCCGCCGCGATGGCAAGTTCATGATTAACACCGAAGGTCCCGATGGCCAGATGCAAGACTTCGAGATCAAGTACGTCTTTGGCGTGAGTCCTTTGCAGCAATACATGGTCGAGATCGAACCCCCAACGCCTGGCTCCGAAGAAGGTTCAATCGGCCGCGTGCAGGTTCTCCGCGTTTCGTGGGACACCGAAAAGAAACAATGGTTCTATCTCTCGCCACCAGACGTCAAGGAAAAGCTGGAAGTCGACGATCCCTTGCATTGGACGGGTCGCACGCAAAACTGGAATCATTACTGCGCCGACTGCCATTCGACCAATTTGCAGAAGAACCACGACTTGGCTACCGACACGTTCCACACAACGTTTTCAGAAATAGACGTCAGCTGCGAAACGTGTCACGGCCCGGGCAGCGCCCACGTGAAACTTGCCAAGTCGACGAGCCTGTTCTGGGACCGAAACTTGGGCTACGGACTTAAGAAGCTCAAAGGAGATTCGACCGAAGCTCAGCTTAATCAGGTCGAATCGTGCGGAACGTGCCATTCGCGTCGCCAGGTAATTTGCCCCGACTTTCAGATGGGCGATAACTTCTACGATCAGTACAGCAACGAGCTTATCTCGCAGCACACCTACTACTGCGACGGCCAAATCATGGACGAGGACTACGTCTATGGTTCGTTTCTGCAAAGCAAGATGTTCCACAAAGGCATCCGCTGCACCGACTGCCATGATCCTCACTCGACCAAACTCAAGTTTGAAGGAAACAAGCTGTGTACGTCGTGTCACCAGCATCCCGCTGGGAAGTATGATTCGCCAGCCCATCATTTCCATAAGACAGGCTCCACCGGAGCATCTTGTGTTGAATGCCACATGCCGGAGACGACCTACATGGAGGTCGATCCACGGC
It encodes the following:
- a CDS encoding sulfotransferase — protein: MRKVFGIGINKTGTKSLSQFAKSLGFKVLHDRPDAKRIRDAVNGSKKSIPYVSEYDAFFDFPEDVDLEKFLELFPDARFIMTTRDTEKWITSRIIHVLHNRTVTNKSWKEIDTQAWRRQKNEHENKVRETFKRLGKLDQLLVVDVCSNPDQAGQKIADFLEVPGRENGFPRLNTGERKLEQIREKL
- a CDS encoding tyrosine-type recombinase/integrase, producing the protein MASDYKSLRVAPGIRASSGKKESDLSELLDAYLEMRKREAESGQVSVKTYSEHRQKLEDFRGFCNFKNVELVDELDEAYLDVYRAYQLELINMKKADGGISAVTAKKRLGTLKRFIEWAYERKHLDRLPRTIRTYAKIRLPDPAPLFYTPEEVKAIWNKTTQRTHLYIALGLNCGYTQKDIATLTHEMIDWETGIVRRKRHKTLGRGKSAALQVHKLWPITLELLKEETQSKTGLVLVGENGKPLYTESIKEDGNLSGTDVIRLAFNRAKKQAKIEDSRGFKHFRKSAANEIEKRFQNAPHLSSLFLAHSEVSVKKHYVESHYDLLFEALDYLDGLYDLAAEPSEETEEDKESSEV